The Microbacterium sp. KUDC0406 genome includes a window with the following:
- a CDS encoding carbohydrate ABC transporter permease, which translates to MATVETAPTPRFDAKEARRVARQTRKLENEAQKKLASKGATIVAIVIAVVWTIPTLGLFVTSFRPGADSSVTGWWTVFVDPNFTLSNYAEALTAGGTALTLADSFINSLVITIPVTIFAIAVASLGAYAFAWIPFRGRGFLFVAVFALQIVPIQMTLVPLLSLFSRGLTVNGVQIFPGLALRDVDHSFATVWIAHTIFAIPLAIFLLHNFIAELPSELMEAARVDGAGHGQIFFRIILPLSMPVIASYAIFQFIWVWNDLLVATIFAPSSSLPLMQTLNSLSGSWGDKWFLQSAGTFISIIVPLIVFFALQRFFVRGLLAGATKG; encoded by the coding sequence ATGGCCACCGTGGAGACCGCTCCCACGCCGCGTTTCGACGCCAAGGAGGCCCGACGGGTCGCCCGGCAGACGCGCAAGCTCGAGAACGAGGCGCAGAAGAAGCTCGCCTCGAAGGGCGCCACGATCGTCGCGATCGTGATCGCCGTGGTCTGGACCATCCCGACACTCGGCCTGTTCGTCACCTCGTTCCGCCCCGGTGCCGACTCGTCGGTCACCGGCTGGTGGACGGTGTTCGTCGACCCGAACTTCACGCTCTCGAACTACGCCGAGGCGCTGACCGCCGGCGGCACCGCGCTGACTTTGGCGGACTCGTTCATCAACTCGCTGGTGATCACGATCCCGGTGACGATCTTCGCCATCGCGGTGGCATCGCTGGGCGCGTACGCGTTCGCCTGGATCCCGTTCCGGGGCAGGGGCTTCCTGTTCGTGGCGGTGTTCGCACTGCAGATCGTGCCGATCCAGATGACGCTGGTGCCGCTGCTCAGCCTGTTCTCGCGAGGCCTCACGGTCAACGGCGTGCAGATCTTCCCCGGGCTCGCGCTGCGCGATGTCGACCACAGCTTCGCGACGGTGTGGATCGCGCACACGATCTTCGCGATCCCGCTGGCGATCTTCCTGCTGCACAACTTCATCGCCGAGCTGCCCAGCGAGCTCATGGAGGCGGCGCGGGTGGACGGCGCCGGACACGGGCAGATCTTCTTCCGCATCATCCTGCCGCTGTCGATGCCGGTGATCGCGTCCTACGCGATCTTCCAGTTCATCTGGGTGTGGAACGACCTGCTGGTCGCGACGATCTTCGCGCCATCGAGTTCACTGCCGTTGATGCAGACACTGAACTCGCTGTCCGGGTCGTGGGGCGACAAATGGTTCCTGCAGTCCGCCGGAACGTTCATCTCGATCATCGTCCCGCTGATCGTGTTCTTCGCTCTGCAGCGGTTCTTCGTGCGCGGCCTGCTGGCCGGCGCGACCAAGGGCTGA
- a CDS encoding cupin domain-containing protein, whose translation MTLIAVSAADLADRYPIEDGRVRPHKTLDGDGFRIRTLVMDAGAVLREHRAPVPILVQVASGRILFRVEGAEHDLAAGGAIQVDASVPHEVEAVDPSHVLLVLLGQP comes from the coding sequence ATGACCCTCATCGCCGTCTCCGCCGCCGACCTCGCCGACAGATATCCGATCGAGGATGGCCGGGTGCGGCCGCACAAGACCCTGGACGGTGACGGCTTCAGGATCCGCACTCTCGTGATGGATGCCGGCGCCGTGCTGCGCGAGCACCGCGCCCCGGTGCCGATCCTCGTGCAGGTGGCATCCGGCCGAATCCTGTTCCGTGTCGAGGGCGCGGAGCACGATCTCGCAGCCGGCGGGGCGATCCAGGTGGATGCCTCCGTGCCGCACGAGGTCGAGGCCGTCGACCCCTCGCACGTTCTGCTCGTCCTGCTCGGACAGCCCTAG
- a CDS encoding phosphatase PAP2 family protein, with translation MSRRAGAIAGGALVAAAILLGALVTLAPLDGVLDGRWNELMAVVRQPWAIEVALFLNWIGGGWRAVFLVPLGVAGVLLVLRRWREALFALAAFAASAAGVQLLKALFGRARPEDLLVASDFGSFPSGHTANAATIAMVLWLITPRVWAAMLGALWVVAMALSRTVLSVHWLTDTVGGALVGAGTSLLVAALLWAWLRWDRRPPTAERPA, from the coding sequence ATGAGCAGACGTGCGGGGGCGATCGCGGGCGGAGCTCTCGTCGCGGCGGCCATCCTGCTCGGAGCGCTGGTGACGCTCGCCCCCCTGGACGGCGTGCTCGACGGCCGGTGGAACGAGCTGATGGCAGTGGTCAGACAGCCGTGGGCGATCGAGGTCGCGCTGTTCCTCAACTGGATCGGCGGGGGATGGCGTGCCGTCTTCCTGGTGCCCCTCGGCGTCGCCGGGGTCCTGCTGGTGCTGCGTCGGTGGCGCGAGGCGCTGTTCGCGCTCGCCGCCTTCGCCGCCAGCGCCGCCGGCGTGCAGCTGCTCAAGGCGCTGTTCGGGAGAGCACGACCCGAGGACCTGCTGGTCGCGTCCGATTTCGGTTCATTCCCCTCCGGGCATACCGCCAACGCCGCGACGATCGCCATGGTGCTGTGGCTGATCACGCCGCGGGTGTGGGCGGCGATGCTGGGTGCGCTGTGGGTCGTCGCGATGGCGCTGTCGCGCACGGTGCTGAGCGTGCACTGGCTGACGGACACCGTCGGCGGCGCGCTCGTGGGGGCGGGCACGAGCCTGCTGGTCGCCGCGCTGCTGTGGGCCTGGCTACGCTGGGATCGGCGCCCGCCGACGGCGGAGCGCCCAGCCTGA
- a CDS encoding GNAT family N-acetyltransferase — protein sequence MPQIRPYRPSDRDGLYDVCVKTADAGADATGILSDDRLWGDVWAVPYAERHPDLCWVVESDDERVIGYIVATDDTTSFEAWFRDEWWPTRVGEYPEPPVEGHDRQAWVMSYAAARGATDEPNAEKYPAHLHIDLLPETQGMGLGRRLTEVLFAELAGRGVAGLHLGMNPQNTGAGAFYERLGMQMLPSDEGVRMYGVRFGA from the coding sequence GTGCCGCAGATCCGTCCCTACCGCCCTTCCGACCGCGACGGTCTCTACGACGTGTGCGTGAAGACGGCGGATGCCGGTGCGGATGCGACGGGCATCCTCTCCGACGACCGGCTCTGGGGCGACGTCTGGGCGGTGCCCTATGCCGAGCGGCACCCCGACCTGTGCTGGGTGGTCGAATCCGACGACGAGCGCGTGATCGGCTACATCGTCGCGACGGACGACACCACGTCGTTCGAGGCCTGGTTCCGGGACGAGTGGTGGCCCACGCGCGTCGGCGAGTACCCCGAGCCTCCGGTGGAGGGGCACGACCGTCAGGCGTGGGTGATGTCGTACGCCGCCGCCCGCGGCGCGACCGACGAGCCGAACGCCGAGAAGTATCCGGCGCACCTGCACATCGATCTGCTGCCCGAGACGCAGGGCATGGGACTCGGACGTCGCCTGACCGAGGTGCTGTTCGCCGAGCTGGCCGGTCGTGGCGTCGCAGGGCTGCATCTGGGCATGAACCCGCAGAACACCGGAGCCGGCGCGTTCTACGAGCGCCTCGGGATGCAGATGCTGCCGTCGGACGAGGGCGTGCGGATGTACGGAGTGAGGTTCGGGGCATGA
- a CDS encoding nucleoside hydrolase yields the protein MSTPIILDCDPGHDDVFALWLAAAHPAIDLRAITTVGGNGLLEHTTRNARIACTVAGIDGVPIAAGAAEPLTGALHPAENIHGANALGGPELPEPTVSLDPRSALDLIVDVIESSSEPVTIVATGPLTNIAILARERPDVLARVPHVVWMGGSTGRGNTTPYAEFNAWTDPEAVALVLDSGVGFTMVGLNISHQALITPEVRKRIGALGTRTAVFGRELLDFFCATYEKAEHMPDAPLHDPITVALLADPSVATTVRSRLDIELHGAETRGATSVDLLGSLGRRANADIAMDLDVERFWRLIEEAVLALA from the coding sequence TTGAGCACCCCCATCATCCTGGACTGCGACCCCGGGCACGACGACGTGTTCGCGCTCTGGCTGGCCGCGGCGCATCCGGCGATTGACCTGCGCGCGATCACCACGGTCGGAGGCAACGGCCTGCTCGAGCACACGACGCGGAACGCGCGGATCGCCTGCACGGTCGCGGGCATCGACGGCGTGCCCATCGCGGCCGGGGCGGCGGAACCGCTCACCGGGGCGCTGCACCCCGCCGAGAACATCCACGGAGCGAACGCACTGGGAGGACCGGAGCTGCCCGAACCGACGGTCTCGCTGGATCCGCGCAGTGCTCTCGACCTGATCGTCGACGTGATCGAGTCATCCTCCGAACCCGTCACGATCGTCGCGACCGGCCCCCTGACCAACATCGCCATCCTGGCGCGGGAGCGCCCCGACGTGCTCGCCCGCGTTCCCCACGTGGTCTGGATGGGCGGCTCGACCGGACGAGGGAACACGACCCCGTACGCCGAGTTCAACGCCTGGACCGACCCCGAGGCGGTCGCGCTGGTACTCGACAGCGGCGTGGGATTCACGATGGTCGGCCTGAACATCTCGCATCAGGCACTGATCACCCCCGAGGTGCGTAAGCGCATCGGTGCACTCGGCACCCGCACCGCGGTGTTCGGCCGAGAACTGCTGGACTTCTTCTGCGCCACCTACGAGAAGGCCGAGCACATGCCGGATGCTCCGCTGCACGATCCCATCACGGTCGCGCTGCTCGCGGACCCGTCGGTGGCGACCACCGTGCGCTCCCGCCTCGACATCGAGTTGCACGGCGCCGAGACCCGCGGCGCCACCAGCGTCGACCTGCTCGGTTCGCTCGGCAGGCGGGCCAACGCCGACATCGCCATGGACCTCGACGTCGAACGATTCTGGCGGCTCATCGAGGAGGCCGTGCTCGCGCTCGCCTGA
- the trhO gene encoding oxygen-dependent tRNA uridine(34) hydroxylase TrhO — protein MPTPKIVLFYAFAPLADPEVVRLWQRDLCELLGLRGRILISAQGINGTLGGDLPNVKKWLRRFREHPAFRAADIKWSEGTGLDADGLSLDFPKLSVKVRDEIVSFGAPDELAVDEHGVVGGGERLTPEALHELVSERGDEVVFFDGRNALEAEIGRFRNAIVPDTESTRDFVGLLDSGAYDHLKDKPVVTYCTGGIRCEVLSSLMAARGFGEVYQLEGGIVRYGERFGDDGLWEGSLYVFDKRGSIDFSDHAAVIGMCAGCGEPTKRTANCPDPSCRRQFVVCESCVTVPCEEHAAATPTSR, from the coding sequence GTGCCCACCCCGAAGATCGTGCTGTTCTATGCCTTCGCGCCGCTCGCCGACCCCGAGGTGGTCCGCCTGTGGCAGCGCGACCTCTGCGAGCTGCTCGGGCTGCGCGGCCGCATCCTCATCTCGGCACAGGGCATCAACGGAACCCTCGGGGGCGACCTGCCGAACGTGAAGAAGTGGTTGCGCCGGTTCCGCGAGCATCCCGCCTTCCGGGCCGCCGACATCAAGTGGAGCGAGGGCACAGGGCTCGACGCCGACGGCCTGAGCCTCGACTTCCCGAAGCTCAGTGTGAAGGTGCGCGACGAGATCGTGTCGTTCGGCGCACCGGATGAGCTCGCGGTCGACGAGCACGGCGTCGTCGGCGGGGGAGAGCGCCTGACACCCGAGGCGCTGCACGAGCTGGTCTCCGAGCGCGGCGACGAGGTGGTCTTCTTCGACGGGCGCAACGCGCTCGAGGCGGAGATCGGGCGGTTCCGGAACGCGATCGTGCCCGACACCGAGTCCACCCGCGACTTCGTCGGCCTGCTCGACAGCGGCGCATACGATCACCTCAAGGACAAGCCCGTCGTGACCTACTGCACCGGCGGCATCCGCTGCGAGGTGCTGTCCAGTCTGATGGCCGCCCGCGGATTCGGCGAGGTGTACCAGCTCGAGGGCGGCATCGTCCGCTACGGCGAGAGGTTCGGCGACGACGGCCTGTGGGAGGGATCGCTGTACGTGTTCGACAAACGCGGTTCGATCGACTTCTCCGACCACGCCGCAGTGATCGGCATGTGCGCCGGATGCGGGGAGCCGACCAAGCGCACCGCGAACTGCCCCGACCCGTCCTGCCGCCGCCAGTTCGTGGTGTGCGAGAGCTGCGTCACGGTGCCCTGCGAGGAGCACGCCGCGGCGACACCTACTTCCCGGTGA
- a CDS encoding transglutaminase family protein, with product MADPSPQSAWGARNPDRRPAPVAPALLAAGATVVATWPYTAAVKPGAWTMIVVAVIFATAVTGILMRKLLARRRPLVREGSTFIAQFVVVTLTLTTLLVREAAWFGIVPTPTALRLAAAHLGRASAEIVNGVAPIDATIGISVLLGSAFGLLAIVIDQLVALRCVIATALVVAAVGAVPMIIVGGGANVVWFVLLAVLVLVLFRYGARHDDRAPRRTSGAVATSVGSVAVIIALVIAPGLPVSATLPGTGPSVRVDASLRLGDDLRRPESVPVMSVVTTASDAPYLRMATLSRFDGEIWRPDRPGRQPLDEGFGSPDWASSVKTAEQSTSIRVTGMSSSRLPLPYAAEKISGLGSGWEVMPGNRTASSATRNADGTDYTVTSTAVQPSLEQIRAASAGGADVGEVPEDLPPVIAESAQEVTAGATNDYDRLIALQNWFRSQFTYSLETPVDQGFDGTGAEAVASFLEVRSGYCIHFAGAFALMARSLGMPVRIVVGYLPGRPTDQRREESTVFQVDSDQLHSWPEVHFEGIGWVPFEPTATLGVPTEFTAAGGGGGEAPEAPTPTTAPTDDPSPAPTEDLRDPGAQGGGTGGLQTADPAPFLWTMLGLLVALLLPALIRLMLQFLRLRRASRGDAMAAWRELQATMVDLRLPVSDADTARTRGDWIVAESTADAPDVAAIVRAVERAAYAERTDAAAPAPPEGLGGAVTRVDRALRAASSTPARLGARLVPRSLLPRRKDGAAVVTGK from the coding sequence ATGGCTGACCCGTCGCCGCAGAGCGCCTGGGGCGCGCGCAACCCCGACCGCCGGCCGGCGCCGGTCGCCCCCGCGCTGCTCGCCGCCGGTGCGACGGTCGTCGCGACGTGGCCGTACACCGCGGCGGTGAAGCCGGGTGCGTGGACCATGATCGTCGTCGCCGTCATCTTCGCCACAGCAGTCACCGGCATCCTGATGCGGAAGCTGCTCGCCCGTCGCCGCCCGCTCGTGCGGGAGGGGTCGACGTTCATCGCACAGTTCGTGGTGGTGACGCTCACGCTGACCACGCTGCTGGTGCGGGAGGCCGCCTGGTTCGGCATCGTCCCGACCCCGACGGCGCTGCGCCTGGCGGCGGCGCACCTCGGCAGAGCGTCGGCGGAGATCGTGAACGGCGTCGCGCCGATCGACGCCACGATCGGGATCTCGGTCCTGCTCGGCAGCGCCTTCGGACTGCTGGCGATCGTGATCGACCAGCTCGTCGCGCTGCGCTGCGTGATCGCCACCGCCCTCGTGGTGGCGGCGGTCGGCGCGGTGCCGATGATCATCGTCGGCGGCGGCGCGAACGTCGTCTGGTTCGTGCTCCTCGCCGTCCTGGTGCTGGTGCTGTTCCGCTACGGAGCGCGGCACGACGACCGTGCACCGCGGCGCACCTCAGGCGCCGTCGCGACCTCGGTGGGGTCCGTCGCGGTGATCATCGCCCTGGTGATCGCCCCCGGGCTGCCGGTGTCGGCGACGCTGCCGGGCACCGGCCCATCGGTCAGGGTCGACGCGAGCCTGCGGCTCGGCGACGACCTGCGCCGGCCCGAGAGCGTGCCGGTGATGTCCGTCGTGACGACGGCTTCGGATGCCCCCTACCTGCGGATGGCCACGCTGTCGCGCTTCGACGGCGAGATCTGGCGGCCCGACCGGCCGGGACGGCAGCCGCTCGACGAGGGCTTCGGCAGCCCGGACTGGGCGTCGTCGGTGAAGACCGCGGAGCAGAGCACCTCGATCCGGGTGACCGGCATGTCGAGCTCCCGGCTGCCCCTCCCGTACGCGGCCGAGAAGATCTCCGGTCTCGGCAGCGGCTGGGAGGTCATGCCCGGCAACCGCACGGCGTCCTCGGCGACCAGGAACGCGGACGGCACCGACTACACAGTGACCTCGACGGCCGTGCAGCCCTCCCTCGAGCAGATCCGCGCCGCGAGCGCCGGAGGCGCCGACGTCGGCGAGGTCCCCGAGGACCTGCCGCCGGTCATCGCCGAGAGCGCGCAGGAGGTCACCGCCGGCGCCACGAACGACTACGACAGGCTGATCGCTCTGCAGAACTGGTTCCGCAGCCAGTTCACGTACTCGCTGGAGACGCCGGTCGATCAGGGCTTCGACGGTACCGGAGCGGAGGCCGTGGCATCCTTCCTCGAGGTGAGATCGGGGTACTGCATCCACTTCGCCGGCGCCTTCGCGCTGATGGCGCGCAGCCTGGGCATGCCGGTGCGCATCGTGGTCGGCTACCTGCCCGGCCGGCCGACGGATCAGCGCCGGGAGGAGAGCACCGTCTTCCAGGTGGACAGCGACCAGCTGCACTCCTGGCCCGAGGTGCACTTCGAAGGCATCGGATGGGTGCCGTTCGAGCCCACGGCGACACTGGGCGTGCCGACCGAGTTCACCGCCGCTGGAGGCGGCGGCGGAGAGGCACCGGAAGCACCCACGCCCACCACCGCGCCGACTGACGATCCCTCCCCGGCGCCGACCGAGGACCTCAGGGATCCCGGTGCGCAGGGCGGCGGAACCGGAGGACTGCAGACGGCCGACCCCGCGCCGTTCCTGTGGACGATGCTCGGACTGCTCGTCGCACTGCTGCTGCCCGCGCTGATCCGCCTGATGCTGCAGTTCCTGCGCCTTCGGCGGGCCTCGCGCGGAGACGCCATGGCCGCCTGGCGGGAGCTGCAGGCGACCATGGTCGACCTGCGGTTGCCGGTGTCGGATGCCGACACCGCACGCACCCGCGGCGACTGGATCGTGGCCGAGAGCACGGCGGATGCTCCGGATGTCGCCGCGATCGTCCGCGCCGTCGAGCGCGCAGCGTACGCGGAGCGCACGGATGCCGCCGCGCCGGCACCGCCCGAGGGACTGGGCGGCGCCGTGACCCGGGTGGACAGGGCGCTGCGGGCCGCGTCGAGCACGCCGGCCCGCCTGGGAGCGCGGCTGGTTCCGCGGTCGCTGCTGCCGCGCCGGAAGGATGGCGCAGCCGTCGTCACCGGGAAGTAG
- a CDS encoding DUF58 domain-containing protein, producing MRHPAGDRGEPHRRTRADLPGCAAVRAAAGRRDRRASAAAQRHGVPSDLDRSAHGRRDLAGDGALRSACAASPYGLWRDELPTAVRGEASGEYERGSTSLRYQVTGARRGVSALGPLLLRTVDPFGLAQREQQFGDTSTITVVPQVVALEPLPVRVGASGGSAHSRSSRLGPGSDNLTRRHYVPGDSMRRIHWRATAHRGDLMVRQEEEEASPDAIVVLDRAASRWARPAIEPDPLFETAVSLCASVAVRLVQDGYGVDVIDSAGQLLGSLHGHEDDRDGLLVALATVSPRGESRDIAALVGGSAPGPLVVITGAMIEADADRLRAAGSGRTDPVRRGTG from the coding sequence GTGCGGCATCCTGCTGGTGATCGCGGCGAACCTCATCGCCGCACCCGTGCTGATCTACCTGGCTGTGCTGCTGTTCGCGCTGCCGCTGGTCGCCGCGATCGCCGTGCATCTGCCGCGGCGCAGCGGCACGGTGTCCCGAGTGATCTCGACCGATCTGCTCACGGTCGGCGAGACCTCGCGGGTGACGGTGCGCTTCGATCTGCGTGCGCTGCGAGCCCCTACGGGCTCTGGCGCGACGAGCTGCCCACGGCGGTCAGGGGCGAGGCGTCCGGTGAGTACGAGCGCGGCAGCACCTCGCTGCGGTACCAGGTCACCGGCGCGCGACGCGGTGTCTCCGCGCTCGGACCGCTGCTGCTGCGCACCGTCGACCCGTTCGGACTCGCTCAGCGCGAGCAGCAGTTCGGCGACACCAGCACGATCACGGTCGTGCCGCAGGTGGTCGCCCTCGAGCCCCTGCCGGTGCGCGTCGGCGCCTCCGGCGGCAGTGCGCACTCCCGCTCCAGCCGCCTGGGACCCGGCAGCGACAATCTCACCCGGCGGCACTACGTGCCCGGAGACTCGATGCGCCGCATCCACTGGCGGGCCACCGCCCACCGCGGCGACCTGATGGTGCGCCAGGAGGAGGAGGAGGCGAGCCCCGACGCGATCGTCGTACTGGACCGTGCCGCTTCGCGCTGGGCTCGGCCCGCGATCGAGCCGGATCCGCTGTTCGAGACCGCCGTCTCGCTGTGCGCATCGGTCGCGGTGCGGCTGGTGCAGGACGGCTATGGCGTGGACGTGATCGACAGCGCCGGTCAGCTGCTCGGATCGCTGCACGGCCACGAGGACGACCGCGACGGCCTGCTGGTCGCCCTCGCGACGGTTTCTCCGCGCGGTGAGTCGCGCGACATCGCCGCCCTGGTCGGAGGTTCGGCACCGGGACCGCTCGTGGTGATCACCGGCGCCATGATCGAGGCCGACGCCGACCGGCTGCGCGCCGCCGGGAGCGGCCGCACCGATCCTGTTCGCCGCGGGACCGGTTGA
- a CDS encoding AAA family ATPase, giving the protein MPTAEALMLRQRDTVNPLSAVAPVADAASVGLLIAHARRVHVAEAVEEYAVALAQATRMDPSLHLGASPRATLQLVRAAKVHAALDGRDYVIPDDLAELLSPVFAHRLLPARGAHRAGAQPVEAALAQILDRVRVPLAARL; this is encoded by the coding sequence ATGCCGACGGCCGAGGCCCTCATGCTCCGCCAGCGCGACACCGTCAATCCGCTGTCGGCCGTCGCACCCGTCGCGGATGCCGCTTCGGTGGGCCTGCTGATCGCGCACGCCCGCAGAGTGCACGTCGCCGAGGCGGTGGAGGAGTACGCCGTCGCGCTGGCGCAGGCCACCCGCATGGACCCCAGCCTTCACCTCGGCGCCAGCCCTCGCGCCACCCTGCAGCTGGTGCGCGCCGCGAAGGTGCACGCCGCGCTCGACGGCCGCGACTACGTCATCCCCGACGACCTCGCCGAGCTGCTCTCCCCCGTGTTCGCGCACCGGCTGCTGCCGGCCCGCGGTGCGCACCGCGCCGGTGCCCAGCCGGTCGAGGCCGCTCTGGCGCAGATCCTCGACCGGGTCCGCGTGCCGCTCGCCGCGCGGCTCTGA
- the pta gene encoding phosphate acetyltransferase, translating to MAQSIYITSAEGHTGKSTIALGVLDALMRVSPRVGVFRPIARSTTERDDILELLIAHDGVQLDYDECVGVTYDDVRRDADGALATIVERFKAVEAQCDAVVVLGSDYTDVASPAELGYNARVAANLGAPVLLVISGRDQQTQAERLGTTTARTPAQVGQMVSLALAELAAERAELFAVVVNRADPEALEQTIEVVEASPHRRTPVWAIPEDRSLVAPSMRGVLRAVDGRLLKGDTALLDREALDVVISGMSMVNVLPRITEGAVVVIAADRTEVLLAALLASASGTFPQIAGIVLNGPFALPEPIEQLLEGFEIEVPIVATDLGTFDTATRIMNTRGRLSVESGQRYDKALALFQRHVDLTELTIELGLAESSVVTPLMFEYGLIERARTDRRRIVLPEGGDDRILRAAAVLLARDVADLTILGDEADIRARATSLGLDLDAAQIISPTDAALVERFAAEYARLRAHKGVTLQQASDTVTDVSYFGTMMVHLGLADGMVSGAAHTTAHTIRPAFEIIKTRPGVEVVSSVFLMALADRVLVYGDCAVIPEPTSAQLADIAVSSAATAAQFGIEPRVAMLSYSTGESGSGAEVDKVRAATALVRERAPELPVEGPIQYDAAADAAVARAKLPDSAVAGRATVFVFPDLNTGNNTYKAVQRSAGAVAMGPVLQGLNKPINDLSRGALVEDIVNTVAITAIQAQGARS from the coding sequence GTGGCGCAGAGCATCTACATCACGTCCGCCGAGGGGCACACCGGCAAGTCCACGATCGCGCTCGGCGTTCTCGACGCGCTCATGCGGGTCTCGCCTCGGGTCGGAGTTTTCCGGCCCATCGCCCGGTCGACGACCGAGCGCGACGACATCCTCGAGTTGCTGATCGCCCACGACGGCGTGCAGCTCGACTACGACGAGTGCGTCGGCGTCACCTACGACGACGTGCGCCGCGACGCCGATGGCGCCCTCGCCACCATCGTCGAACGCTTCAAAGCGGTCGAGGCCCAGTGCGACGCCGTCGTCGTCCTGGGCAGCGATTACACCGACGTCGCCAGCCCGGCCGAGCTGGGCTACAACGCGCGCGTCGCGGCGAACCTCGGCGCACCGGTGCTGTTGGTGATCTCGGGTCGCGACCAGCAGACCCAGGCCGAGCGCCTCGGCACGACCACCGCCCGAACCCCGGCGCAGGTCGGGCAGATGGTCTCGCTCGCACTCGCGGAGCTCGCCGCCGAGCGCGCCGAGCTGTTCGCCGTGGTCGTCAACCGCGCCGATCCGGAGGCACTGGAGCAGACGATCGAGGTGGTCGAAGCATCTCCGCACAGGCGCACGCCGGTGTGGGCCATCCCCGAGGACCGCTCGCTCGTCGCGCCCTCCATGCGCGGCGTGCTGCGCGCAGTCGACGGACGGCTGCTGAAGGGAGACACAGCCCTGCTCGACCGCGAGGCGCTCGACGTCGTGATCTCGGGCATGTCGATGGTCAATGTGCTGCCGCGCATCACCGAGGGCGCCGTGGTCGTGATCGCCGCCGACCGCACCGAGGTGCTGCTCGCAGCGCTCCTGGCATCCGCCTCGGGCACCTTCCCGCAGATCGCGGGCATCGTGCTGAACGGGCCGTTCGCGCTGCCCGAGCCGATCGAGCAGCTGCTCGAGGGCTTCGAGATCGAGGTGCCGATCGTCGCGACCGACCTCGGCACCTTCGACACCGCCACCCGCATCATGAACACCCGCGGCAGGCTGAGCGTGGAATCCGGCCAGCGCTACGACAAGGCGCTCGCCCTGTTCCAGCGCCACGTCGACCTCACCGAGCTGACCATCGAACTGGGTCTCGCCGAGTCGTCCGTGGTCACGCCGCTGATGTTCGAATACGGGCTGATCGAGCGCGCTCGCACCGACCGCAGGCGCATCGTGCTGCCCGAGGGCGGCGACGACCGCATCCTGCGCGCCGCCGCCGTGCTGCTCGCGAGGGATGTCGCAGACCTGACCATCCTCGGCGACGAGGCCGACATCCGTGCCAGAGCGACGTCGCTCGGCCTCGACCTCGACGCCGCGCAGATCATCAGCCCTACCGATGCCGCGCTCGTGGAGCGCTTCGCGGCCGAGTACGCGCGGCTGCGCGCGCACAAGGGCGTCACTCTGCAGCAGGCATCCGACACCGTCACCGACGTGTCGTACTTCGGCACGATGATGGTGCACCTCGGCCTCGCCGACGGCATGGTCTCCGGAGCCGCTCACACCACGGCGCACACGATCCGTCCCGCCTTCGAGATCATCAAGACGCGACCGGGAGTGGAGGTCGTCTCGAGCGTGTTCCTGATGGCGCTCGCCGACCGTGTGCTCGTCTACGGCGACTGCGCGGTGATCCCCGAGCCCACCAGTGCGCAGCTCGCCGACATCGCGGTGTCGTCCGCGGCGACGGCAGCCCAGTTCGGCATCGAGCCCCGGGTGGCGATGCTCTCGTACTCGACGGGGGAGTCCGGCTCCGGCGCCGAGGTCGACAAGGTGCGCGCGGCGACCGCCCTGGTCAGGGAGCGCGCACCGGAGCTGCCCGTCGAGGGGCCGATCCAGTACGACGCCGCGGCCGACGCCGCCGTCGCGCGGGCGAAACTGCCGGACTCCGCCGTGGCAGGCAGAGCGACCGTGTTCGTCTTCCCCGACCTGAACACCGGCAACAACACGTACAAGGCCGTGCAGCGCTCCGCCGGCGCCGTGGCGATGGGCCCGGTGCTGCAGGGGCTCAACAAGCCGATCAACGATCTCAGCCGCGGCGCGCTGGTGGAGGACATCGTGAACACCGTCGCGATCACCGCGATCCAGGCCCAGGGGGCGCGCTCGTGA